One window of the Entelurus aequoreus isolate RoL-2023_Sb linkage group LG18, RoL_Eaeq_v1.1, whole genome shotgun sequence genome contains the following:
- the fhdc1 gene encoding FH2 domain-containing protein 1: MLVMSSPSSANESCSSVGSGCTTSDPSSTTGHLVPPPLPPPPPPPAAPPPPAQVSTSGKKKRRVRSFFWKPIPEEKVRGKPNIWTMSVRQQQYQIDVRSVEELFGQQEEAVVGGRGAAATAGIATRVSRSRSFKDSSREEVSILDSKRGMNVGIFLKQFKKSNRSIVEDIRRGDGKLYGAELLKDLLKLLPDADEIKKLQAFKGDPDKLTLVDSFMYLLIQVPRLEVRIEAMVLSEEFVPSCAVMSHEIRVVRLATQELMICEELHAILHLVLQAGNIMNAGGYAGNAVGFKLSSLLSLADTKANKPGMNLLHFVAMEAKKKDEKLLKFPEKLVDVQSAARISVENIEVEFSSLYVGIKTLEEKVQGDPELLQELDPFLQSSAQTLQDLKRRRLDLRKEGNALIDFFCEDKDTFKLDECFRIFQDFCIKFRKAVKDNADRELKEAARQRRLKELEEKRFAWSGEGHNSVFGRSSSENDVDMLTKEGLMDFFQQRSKSPHSPLGRSSSARRHRHTMTSIADRELQGYLELFGGSADYSKFSSLPRSGRTPQRKTTPWILGQGDDRELDYNRELTSSRANTDPLSPLARFSSSGLNVDEDRYNNNSYCVSESSIPPATLADFPNPPITGHMNVSVEKHTLVPGPQAFHLPSPNNNSNHMHFVNVEVTDMEKDERLPSGGLVLDKCPGGSEGVEPKGELREVDCNQEENSTVSSTTCDTPLPLDTPLSNRKPPFNILDCTEADCSVTLDYSEVESSSLSKEGLQVKTEDCCEDQENPHHLSSLVSHNELSVPRSVDAASATPPEWETESSDTAVAKQGRMKDPQVGGRKPMRTNSKGRKCASGSGVRTLTSSESQGLRKVVPISRLTRTGSRKPADGEELRRPLREQSTPPRGRSEKTARSHRHSSLPPDESKSQKGGGLAGSISRCPCDPIQRKTSVSKPSAKPLRNIQKPAHEEKMCRSTMRALAQAQVQGGASSENSSSQAPASKTSPEIPSFARNTVASSSRTKKDPGAQSVPSTPFHVPSLLIRPASVRQTRLGQTAHSSEERPQGTTLRRVNSVRAESRSSHRSQTPPPARENNSFSDKSRDVVTPSRSAKPSWK; this comes from the exons ATGCTGGTTATGAGTAGTCCGTCCTCAGCCAATGAGAGCTGCAGCTCCGTTGGGAGCGGCTGTACCACCTCCGACCCGTCCTCAACTACAGGACACTTAGTTCCGCCCCCTTTGCCCCCGCCACCCCCGCCTCCGGCCGCTCCCCCTCCGCCAGCCCAGGTTAGCACCTCCGGCAAGAAAAAGCGCCGGGTGCGGAGCTTCTTCTGGAAGCCCATCCCGGAGGAAAAGGTTCGCGGGAAGCCCAACATTTGGACCATGTCGGTGCGGCAGCAGCAATATCAGATCGACGTCCGGTCTGTAGAGGAGCTGTTTGGTCAGCAGGAGgaggcagtggttggcggacggGGAGCGGCGGCAACTGCCGGGATAGCGACCCGTGTCTCCCGATCCCGGTCTTTCAAGGATAGCAGCAGAGAAGAG GTCAGCATCCTGGACTCCAAGAGAGGAATGAATGTGGGCATTTTCCTCAAGCAGTTCAAAAA GTCCAACCGCTCCATTGTTGAGGACATACGGCGAGGAGACGGGAAGCTCTACGGCGCCGAGCTGCTCAAAGACTTGCTGAAGCTGCTGCCCGACGCCGACGAG ATCAAGAAGCTGCAGGCGTTCAAAGGCGACCCGGACAAGCTGACGCTGGTCGACTCCTTTATGTACCTCCTCATTCAGGTGCCACG GTTGGAGGTTCGCATCGAGGCCATGGTCCTGAGCGAGGAGTTCGTCCCCTCCTGCGCTGTGATGAGTCATGAGATCCGTGTCGTGCGCCTCGCCACTCAAG AGCTGATGATCTGTGAGGAGCTTCACGCCATCTTGCATCTGGTGCTGCAGGCGGGGAACATCATGAACGCG GGAGGATACGCCGGCAACGCAGTGGGCTTCAAGCTGTCGTCTCTCCTCTCATTGGCCGACACCAAAGCCAACAAGCCGGGGATGAACCTGCTGCACTTTGTCGCCATG GAGGCAAAGAAAAAAGACGAGAAGCTGCTAAAGTTTCCAGAAAAACTTGTGGACGTCCAGAGTGCCGCCAG AATCTCCGTAGAGAACATCGAGGTGGAGTTCTCCTCCTTATACGTTGGCATCAaaaccctggaggagaaggtgcAAGGAGACCCAGAGTTGCTGCAGGAGTTGGATCCCTTCCTGCAG AGTTCGGCGCAGACCCTCCAGGACCTGAAGCGGCGGCGCCTGGACCTGCGCAAGGAAGGGAACGCGTTGATCGATTTCTTCTGCGAAGACAAGGACACGTTCAAGCTGGACGAATGCTTCCGCATATTTCAAGACTTCTGCATCAAGTTCAGGAAGGCCGTCAAG GACAACGCAGACCGTGAGCTAAAGGAGGCGGCGAGGCAGCGTCGCCTGAAGGAGTTGGAGGAAAAACGCTTTGCGTGGTCGGGAGAGGGCCACAACAGCGTATTCGGTCGGAGCAGCAGCGAGAACGACGTGGATATGCTCACCAAAGAAGGCCTTATGGACTTCTTCCAGCAGAGGTCCAAGAGTCCACACAGTCCGCTGGGACGTTCGTCCAGCGCTCGGCGCCATCGCCACACCATGACTTCCATCGCGGACCGTGAACTCCAAGGATACCTCGAGCTGTTCGGAGGCTCTGCCGACTATTCCAAATTCAGCAGCCTACCTCGGTCTGGCCGCACCCCCCAGCGGAAGACAACCCCTTGGATTTTAGGCCAAGGCGACGACCGAGAGCTGGACTACAACCGAGAACTGACGTCTTCGCGTGCAAACACAGACCCTCTCAGTCCACTCGCCAGGTTTTCCTCTTCCGGGCTAAACGTTGATGAGGACCGATACAACAACAATAGCTACTGTGTGTCGGAGAGCAGCATTCCGCCTGCTACGCTTGCAGACTTTCCCAACCCGCCCATTACTGGCCACATGAACGTTAGCGTGGAGAAACATACTTTAGTTCCAGGTCCTCAAGCTTTTCACCTCCCCAGTCCAAACAATAACAGCAATCACATGCATTTTGTCAATGTTGAGGTCACTGatatggaaaaagatgagcgTCTTCCTTCTGGCGGTCTGGTTCTGGATAAATGTCCAGGAGGTTCAGAAGGGGTAGAACCCAAGGGAGAGTTGAGAGAGGTGGATTGCAATCAAGAAGAGAACAGCACCGTTTCATCCACAACCTGTGACACCCCTCTACCGTTAGACACCCCTTTGTCCAATAGAAAGCCGCCGTTTAACATCCTGGACTGCACGGAAGCAGACTGCTCCGTCACGCTGGATTACTCCGAGGTTGAAAGCTCATCGCTCTCAAAAGAAGGACTTCAAGTCAAAACGGAGGACTGCTGCGAAGACCAGGAGAACCCTCACCATCTGAGTTCTTTGGTTTCACACAATGAGCTCTCTGTGCCACGGTCTGTGGACGCCGCCTCCGCGACGCCGCCCGAGTGGGAAACCGAAAGCAGTGACACCGCCGTAGCAAAGCAAGGCAGGATGAAAGACCCTCAGGTAGGCGGCAGGAAACCGATGCGTACAAACAGCAAAGGCAGAAAGTGTGCCAGCGGTTCTGGTGTGCGAACCTTGACGAGTAGCGAGAGCCAGGGCCTTCGGAAAGTGGTGCCCATCAGCAGGCTAACCAGGACCGGCAGCAGAAAGCCAGCAGACGGTGAAGAGTTGCGCCGGCCTCTCCGCGAACAAAGCACGCCTCCGAGAGGACGGAGCGAGAAGACGGCCAGATCTCACCGACACTCCAGTCTGCCTCCTGATGAGTCGAAATCTCAGAAGGGAGGCGGCTTAGCCGGTAGCATCTCCAGATGTCCGTGCGATCCTATCCAGAGGAAAACCTCGGTCAGCAAGCCTAGCGCCAAGCCCCTTAGAAACATCCAGAAGCCTGCACATGAGGAGAAGATGTGCCGCTCCACCATGAGGGCCCTGGCGCAGGCTCAAGTCCAGGGCGGTGCTTCCTCGGAAAACAGCAGCTCTCAGGCGCCGGCCTCCAAGACATCACCCGAGATCCCGAGCTTCGCGCGGAACACCGTGGCGTCGTCTTCCAGGACCAAGAAGGACCCGGGAGCCCAGTCGGTCCCTTCCACCCCTTTTCACGTCCCCTCCCTCCTGATTCGGCCAGCCTCGGTCAGGCAGACCAGGTTAGGCCAGACGGCTCATAGCAGCGAGGAGCGGCCCCAAGGGACAACCCTGCGGCGGGTCAACAGCGTCAGGGCGGAGAGTCGCAGCAGCCACCGCAGCCAGACTCCGCCTCCCGCACGAGAGAACAATAGCTTTTCGGACAAGTCTCGAGACGTGGTAACACCCAGCAGGAGTGCGAAGCCCAGCTGGAAGTAA